In the Deferribacter desulfuricans SSM1 genome, CTCTTGAATTATATCAAATATTCTCTTCTCACTTATAGCACTACCAATTAGAAGCAAGGTTTTTCTTGAATCGTCAATATTTAACTTAGCTCTAAGGTTTTCCGAATCTATTTTTTTTCTAAATTTATCTGCTATTGGAATACCGGTAATATGGATTTTATCGCTTCTAACACCAAGCTTTATTAATTCATCTTTTACTTCTTCATTTGCTACAAAGTAGCAGTCAATATTTTTGTCATACCACATTTTATGTAATCCATAATCAGTAACTGTTACATATATCTTTCCATGAAATATTCCATCATCTTTCATCTTTGACAAAATATTGGCAGGGAGGAAATGAGTGCAAACTGCTTTTTCTACTGAGTTTTCTTTTATGAAGGATACAAAACCTTCCACATTATCAAGACTTAACTTATCGATAATGCTAAGTATTTTACTTTTATCCCTATTTCTATCAGTAATTTTATAAATAGTTTTACAGGCTAAGTGGGAATGCTCACCAATAAAATCATATATTGAGCTGTATGACCATTGGAATAACTTGTTTGTAAAAAACAGTACATCTATGATATAATAACAAATATCATTTTTTATAAAACTTTCAGCCAAAGCCCTTGCTGCTATTTTGTGTCCATTACCTGCCGTTACATAAAATAACCCTATTGGTTTGTTAACAGTCATAAATAGTCTCCAAAAGTATTAAATATATAAACATACCGCATTGAATGCTTTCATTATTATCTTTCATATGTATTTCATAATTTTTAATCATAAAATTATTAATAATAAAATCGTAATATATCTCTAATCCTATGTTGAACTAAATTTATTGTTTAGGTTCTTTTTCAAAATTATTTTTTAAATAATTATATAATAATATCTTATTAACATATAAATTTTATCAGCATTTAAATTACCTTTTAGCATATTTTATAATAATCCATTTATTATATTATTTTTTCTACATCAAACGTTATCATAACATTTATGAAGAAATTATGAAGATAGATTTACTTTTCAACACTCACCATAGTTCAACTAATGCGTAAGATTTTTATCTCCTTGAAATTTATCATAAAATTTAACCCTTTTATTTCTTAACGATCTACTTTGTACATCATATTTAGCAAAAAGAAAGTTATAAAGGTTATTAAGGAATTGATTGCTAGCCCTAAGATTAAAATTTGTTTATGGTAAAAATATTTATAGGATCAGTAATTTTTTCATATAAGTAGTTAAAAGTTTTAACTTACCGGGTGCTGGACTGTGATATTATTGTGATAAAATTGTGATAAAATTTGTTATGCTTTGATTATTTGCAATTATAAAATGTTCTTAAAATCCTTTAAAAATAGCGTTTTTTATAATTTGGTTTAATTGTTCATATAGCTATTTGGGGTTTTCGAATCCCGCCCTCTCCGTTTATTTATTTGTTACATTTGATTGGTCTGCCTATATAAACTTCAGCATAATCTCTATCTGCACCATATTTTACCCTATAATAATCCATGTCATCGGAAATATAGATATAACCTACCCCAATTCCAGTAGAAGAATCAACATTTTTAGTTTCAGGATAAATTTTCTTTTGAGTTTCCAAACCAAAATCGCTACATCTTCTATGAAAAGTATTATTATCTAAGGTGTTATTATCTATACATAATTCTATCCAATCATCATTTTCTTCCTTATAGTTTTTATCTCCATCATTGTAGCGCGATGTCCAGGCAGTGTAATAGTTTGTTTTATATTGTGATTTATCATAAATAAAACTTCCATCTTTCACAAACTCTGTTTTTTCGCAAACAAGTTGTCCGTTTACTAATTTGTACTTACAGGTATTAGAAAATCTACTATCACTACTGTGAGGAGAAGTTGTTGAGTCAGAAATTTTAACCAGCCATTCATTGTTGTGATAATATGTACTTTTCTGAGGATAATCAAATATAAACATTATATGTCCTGTATTCCCTGTTACAGTATAATTATCACAAGTGTCTCCTTCTATATTTTCAGGATGCTTATAGACTAAAATATCCCCTGGCATTGCATCCTTTATATGAGTAACTCTGCCCCAGCATAAATTATCGGGATTATCTAAGTCAGACATTGTTGCTTCTTCAGTTTCAACAGTAATATTATCTGCTGCTGCAAAAGCATCGGCAAAATCTGCTGCAAGAGGTCTTGCAGAATGATAGCATGTATCAACTTTATCAAAAAGAGGCTTTGCTATTCCCTGTACTACATAGTATCCAACATAACCTGAGCAATCTAAAAATAAATTGTATGATTCAATATCGTCTCCACCTATATCAGTATAATTAGGATGTAATATAAATTGGCTACCATGGACATAGCCTGTATGATCAAGTTTTAATAATATATCGATTACTTGACCATGAAAAGCTTCCCTAATTGTTTTTTCACAAGTAGGACACCATTGAACAAGTGGCAATTCATTAATAGGCTCATTTATACCTGAACAGTCTCCACCTTGATACAATGTCATTAGTTCACACTCCATTGTATAGGTATGTTCTCCATCATCATAGTCATAAGTTTCATAATATTGACATACTTCTTCATTCGTATCTGTAGACATTAAGACCTTACCTCCGTTTTCTTCGCAATATTGAACAGCTTTGTCATAATCTGAGCTTGATGAACCATTAAAACAGCTGCTTACTAAAAACAGTGCAAAAATTATTAAATACTTATACATTCTTATCCTCCATATTATATTTCAACAATGTATGAGAATATACCTTTTTAGCTTAAATCAATGATTTCTTGAGTACACAAGATCTAATTGACAAAAGATAAAAGGCTTATATTCAATTTTAACATGCTTAAAATTGAGTTTCAACTATAGTTGTGATTATAATTGAATATTAATTTAAATAAAAAATAAAATAGTTATTTTTTTAATATCTAGAGAGTATAGAATATTAATTGTTGTTCTAACTCTCAGATTGTTTTGATTATGTTCTTAAAAACAACATTATGTTAGATTCTTGTGAAATATTCTGGACCAGTTTGATACTTTTTTAATATTTTTCACTAATGACAAACAAAAAGCTATAAGAAATATTGATTATTGATATAAAATTATATTTATACATTTATTTTAAATCTTTGTTTAAAAGTCTTTTTATAATACTTTGTTAGAAGCTTCGAAATATTCTAACTTGATTTTTGATTTATTTACAACATATTAATTATTGAGAGTGTTGTGCATATTTTGAATGGCAGTTTTCTGAAAATGAGATTGTTTAAACAGTTTTTTGTTTCTTAATAAGTTAAAAAGATTGTTATTACGAGCTTTATTGAAGGAACTCTAAAAAGTAATGTTTCTTTTAATGTGCAACATCTTCTATTAGATTATTATGAGCTTTATTAGAATTAGTACTAAATTTATAATTTGGTGATTTAATGAAAATGCATAATAATATTTTGATAGTGATAAATATATTCATTTTATTATTTTTTATATCAGTTGAATGTTTTGGAGTAGAATATGCAGATTATGTGTTGGTTAAAAAATCAAAACACAAAATTTATCTATTAAAATCAGGCAAAATATTAAAATCATTTCATATTGCCCTGGGAGGTAATCCGAAAGGAGCAAAACAAAAACAGGGTGATGAAAAAACGCCAGAGGGTATATATTTTTTAGATTATAAAAATGAACGTAGTCGTTATTATAAATCTATCCATATATCTTATCCAAATACTTCAGATGTAAAAAGAGCCAAAAAGATGGGGGTTTCTCCAGGAGGAGATATTATGATTCATGGTCAAAAAAAAGGTTGGGGTTGGCTTTCGTTCATATCGCAAAAATTTGATTGGACAAAAGGATGTATAGCTGTAAGTAATAAAGATATGGATGTAATTTGGAAAATGGTAAAAGTAGGCACTCCAATAGAGATAAGGCCATGAAATGAAAATCATAAATCTTTTAATGCTAGTATTTGCAAAAGTAATATTTATACTATTTTCTTCCGTATTCAAATTAATACAAGATTTTAGGTCAAAAGTATAGGTAATCTGTATCTAGCATTTTAGATATGATGAAGGAGAAATAAGATGAAAATTGAAAAATTATTTAACTTTAAAGTATTTATTATTCTACTACTAATTGTGGAGATTTCTACTCTGTTTGGACGTACGATTTATGCTGATAATTGGAAAAAAGTGACTACGTATCCTGGGAGTAAAAAAATTCTAAATTTAACAGTAAAGTTTTCTGAATGTTGGGAACGTAACATGTATAACTATAATGAGTGGATCAATTGCAAAAATAATAAAGACAGAATTTCCTGGGACACGGTTAGCAAAAGAGTGAGAAGAACCTATGAATTTACTCTAGATTATCCCGGATATGTAACATTTCATTTTGAGTCTAAGGTTCCAAAAGGGGTATTTTACCATCAGGAACCCAGTTTCTGGGTGCTTAAGAAAGGCAAAGATAATAATTGGCATGAAATAACTAAAGTTACTTACTATAAATGCATGCAGGGATCCAAAGTAAGATCAGAGTCAAATATGTTTTTCTATAAGGTCAATCCAGATGGCTCGCTCAAGTACCTCGCACCACCGCCCCTCTATGAGGCTGGAGAATATAAGATTATTATTGAAGCGGGCAAACGTACTGGGGCTTATGAGCTTTATTATGTTCCTGGAGAAGTGAATTTGCAGGTATACATTATCAATGTGCATAAAAATAATAATATTAAAAAATTAGAATGCGAAATGCATCAACTGCCTATAATCAAATATAATAAGATGAAAAAAAACACAAATAAAAATGAAGAATATATTTTTTTGACCAAATGGAGCGGAGATGAAATAGCTGTTGATATAAATGGAGATGGAAATTTTATAGATTTTGAAAATTGTAAACCAGCTAACGGTCCAATAATATTAAACAGAAAATCCGTAATAATAACTGGAATGGGTTCATGTGCCTTGATTGATTTTGCAGAAAGAGGTTCAGTAACTGTACATAATATGAGTAATTTTTCAATTGAAGATTATATTATTACACAAGGTGGCATTACTGCAAAAACATTCATGCCAGAAGGCGATATACGGGTCGATTTTAATGAAGATGATAGGAATTTTAAAGAAGTTGACTTTTCTATTTCAACACCTACTTGTATAGCGGGTGTACGAGGAACTATCTTTCATGTTTCTCACCGACATGAAACTAATGCTACAAAGGTTTGTGTTGATAGAGGAAAGGTTGAGGTAACACCCAAGATGTTCTCTGATAAACCAAAAATGGTGAAATCAGGAGAATGTATAACTGTCGACAGTCATTCCTTTGGAACAGTAACTAAGCCAAGTTATTCATTAAACAATAATGGACTCATCGCATATTATCCATTGAATGGAGATACTGAAGACTATTCTGGATATAGGAATCATGGTGTCAACCATGGTGCCATTTTTTCCTCTGGATTTAGTGGAAAAGCTTTAAAATTTAATGGTACTGATGCATACCTTGAAATACCTAGAAGGATAAAAGATGATTTTACGATAGAGGCTTGGGTAAAATCTGATTCTCAGAGTTTAACAGGAACCCAATGTTATCAAGGCAATGGTCTTATTTGGTCAGATGTAGGTGGCACAAACAATGACTTCATCTTAGCTCTATTAAATAACAAATTTTGTATGTTTACTGGCAATCCGGACAAGAGCATTCTAAGTAGTACTACTGTTACAAAAGGCGGTTGGATGCATGTTGCAGTAACCAGAGAAAGAAAGACTGGCAAAGTTAGGATGTATGTGAATGGTAAAGAAGAAGCTTCTATGTTTGCAGGTAGAAACGCTCTAAATGCCAATCCTCAAATACATATAGGTGGCAACACACTTGATAGAAGGTTTTTTAAGGGTTTTATTGATGAAGTTCGAATTTATAACTTTGCTCGTACCAGTGAAGAAATCAGTTCGGATTTCAACAAAACAAAATCTTATATACCTACTTCAAATTTATCTACTGGCCAATACGTGGTAATTCATCCAGATAATAATATTTCTTTTACTTTTAAAAACAGATATAAGTTTAAAGGTTATGATGACTATATAACCATATCAAAAAACAGTATTTCTGATCTCAAAAAAGGGCAGGCACTTTCGATTTCTCTATGGTTTAAAGCTTCTGATTTGAGGGGCGTTAGATATTCTACTGATAAATGGGGAGAGGGCTGGAGAACTATTTTGTCTAAAGATAATGGCTATAGTGGCAGTTGTTTTCCTGGGAACCCTTTTTATAAAAATGCTGGTTATATCCTTCGTATAATTAATGACAAGATACAATTTTCTTTGCGAAACAATAACTATAAAAACAATTATGCTGATCTCTATAGCCCTAACATATATCCAAACAAATGGTATAATGTGGTAGTAGCTGTCTCAGCAGTTCCCGGCAATGGATTTGCCAAAATGTATCTAAACGGTAGAGAGGTAGATTCTAAGGTAATATCTAATCCGACGGATTATATTGACGGTCGAAATCTATATTTGGGTGCAACTTTTTATGATCGAACATGTTGCAAAAGCCCAAAATATTATGATTATGTGAATGGTTCATCAGGTATGTCGCAATTTTTCAAAGGTGAAATAGCTAATGTTCAATTGTATGATAGAATACTTTCACCTCAAGAGATTTTAAATTTCTATATGAAGCAAAGAAATCTTTTAGATATTTCAAATATACATAAAACTAAAGATATAGGTAATTTGAACAGTGATAAGATTAATAACACAGATATAAATGGTATATGGAAATGGTTTAATGGAGAAATTGTATGGATTTACAAAAATGGCACATGTCGATCTTCTGAAGGGAACAAAGATGGATGGAGTGTTATTCGATTTAACAGTATACCAACTTATCGTATAGTTTGGGAAAGTGGTGCAGTTGATTTGCTTGAACTTCATAATGATACCCTTGAGGGCTTTAATCAAGGTGGAACCCATATATGGGGCAAACGGATTAAATAGTTAAATTTAAGCTTAAAGTTAATTTAATATTTTAATGTTTAAGATTTTACCAGATGTTATTGTTTAATGTATGTTAGTAGAAAAGAGTAAAAATAAAACATTTGATATTTTTTTAGAGGAGTAATATTTATGCACACTTATATATACAGATTTATTGCTTATATGATGATAAGTTTAGGATTAGGAATTATAGTTCTATTTGGTGAAATAAAGTTAAATTATACAATTTCAATAGTGGCTTACACATTATCAAGTTTTTTAATATTATATGGATATTTTTTTCTTAAAAAGTCTTATTCTAAGAGAAAAGGTATTGGCCTAAATCCAAGATGGCTGGCTAAAATGGGTGATATTATATTTATTATTTCATTAAGTTTTGCAGCATATTCAGCTTTGGCGTGGGGTATTGATACAATATTTCATACTAAAATATACTTATATGATACAGAGCCTATGGTTTTGCAAGTGGTAGCTATGTTTTGGTTACCATCTGCCGCAATTACTGCTTTTTTTATCTCTAACATAGACACACAAAGTATAGAAATCGATAGAAACGGTATTATTATTCAATATCCTGAAGGAGTCAAAGAGATTAAATGGGAAAATTTAAATAGAATTTGCTTAAAGGATACAAAAACAATTATAGGGGGTGAAGATTGGGCTACCTCAAGACGTATGCAAACAAAACTGTCATTTATAACTAATGATAATATGATTAATATATTTGAAC is a window encoding:
- a CDS encoding MGDG synthase family glycosyltransferase is translated as MTVNKPIGLFYVTAGNGHKIAARALAESFIKNDICYYIIDVLFFTNKLFQWSYSSIYDFIGEHSHLACKTIYKITDRNRDKSKILSIIDKLSLDNVEGFVSFIKENSVEKAVCTHFLPANILSKMKDDGIFHGKIYVTVTDYGLHKMWYDKNIDCYFVANEEVKDELIKLGVRSDKIHITGIPIADKFRKKIDSENLRAKLNIDDSRKTLLLIGSAISEKRIFDIIQEIFISNKYLNLIVIAGRNKNLLGKIKYFESNEYINLQKLGFVNNIEEYLTASDLVITKPGGLTVSEALACGVPMFLIDPIPYQETNNALYLTKNNCAEFSQEDSHLLVKKVLNLLNNDTKLNFMRENINKIKKTYASDEIVKIIKQDGEKNEDR
- a CDS encoding L,D-transpeptidase family protein, whose product is MKMHNNILIVINIFILLFFISVECFGVEYADYVLVKKSKHKIYLLKSGKILKSFHIALGGNPKGAKQKQGDEKTPEGIYFLDYKNERSRYYKSIHISYPNTSDVKRAKKMGVSPGGDIMIHGQKKGWGWLSFISQKFDWTKGCIAVSNKDMDVIWKMVKVGTPIEIRP
- a CDS encoding LamG-like jellyroll fold domain-containing protein → MFFYKVNPDGSLKYLAPPPLYEAGEYKIIIEAGKRTGAYELYYVPGEVNLQVYIINVHKNNNIKKLECEMHQLPIIKYNKMKKNTNKNEEYIFLTKWSGDEIAVDINGDGNFIDFENCKPANGPIILNRKSVIITGMGSCALIDFAERGSVTVHNMSNFSIEDYIITQGGITAKTFMPEGDIRVDFNEDDRNFKEVDFSISTPTCIAGVRGTIFHVSHRHETNATKVCVDRGKVEVTPKMFSDKPKMVKSGECITVDSHSFGTVTKPSYSLNNNGLIAYYPLNGDTEDYSGYRNHGVNHGAIFSSGFSGKALKFNGTDAYLEIPRRIKDDFTIEAWVKSDSQSLTGTQCYQGNGLIWSDVGGTNNDFILALLNNKFCMFTGNPDKSILSSTTVTKGGWMHVAVTRERKTGKVRMYVNGKEEASMFAGRNALNANPQIHIGGNTLDRRFFKGFIDEVRIYNFARTSEEISSDFNKTKSYIPTSNLSTGQYVVIHPDNNISFTFKNRYKFKGYDDYITISKNSISDLKKGQALSISLWFKASDLRGVRYSTDKWGEGWRTILSKDNGYSGSCFPGNPFYKNAGYILRIINDKIQFSLRNNNYKNNYADLYSPNIYPNKWYNVVVAVSAVPGNGFAKMYLNGREVDSKVISNPTDYIDGRNLYLGATFYDRTCCKSPKYYDYVNGSSGMSQFFKGEIANVQLYDRILSPQEILNFYMKQRNLLDISNIHKTKDIGNLNSDKINNTDINGIWKWFNGEIVWIYKNGTCRSSEGNKDGWSVIRFNSIPTYRIVWESGAVDLLELHNDTLEGFNQGGTHIWGKRIK